One genomic region from Kamptonema formosum PCC 6407 encodes:
- the truB gene encoding tRNA pseudouridine(55) synthase TruB, whose amino-acid sequence MTFEGFLNLNKPIGPTSHDCVARLRRLLKLKRVGHGGTLDPAVGGVLPVALGKATRLLQFLRHDKAYQGTVRFGLTTATDDLQGEILSSQPVPNLTLEQVKAALPSFQGKIQQIPPNYSAIHVEGKRLYDLARKGETVVVPPRPVEVFRLEILDWRPGDFPELDLAIACGAGTYIRAIARDLGAALNVGGTLAALTRTESSGFHLAESLTFEELETQLQQGTFCPITPSAALAHLGAIALDAKDATRWCQGQRLAFLQAGEMGSRGAGEQGNGGAGEQGSRGDEEDGNLPSAPLPLCSSAPLPPPSPSSDPLLVYDEGGQFLGVGQRVYSDTGSILAPQIVF is encoded by the coding sequence CTGCGTAGCGCGACTGCGCCGCCTCTTAAAGCTCAAGCGGGTTGGACATGGGGGAACTCTTGACCCCGCAGTAGGAGGGGTTTTACCAGTAGCTCTGGGCAAGGCAACTAGGCTGTTGCAGTTTCTAAGACATGATAAAGCTTACCAAGGAACGGTTCGGTTTGGCTTGACGACGGCTACGGATGACTTGCAGGGGGAGATTTTAAGCTCTCAGCCAGTGCCTAATTTAACTCTAGAACAGGTAAAAGCCGCTTTACCAAGTTTCCAGGGAAAAATTCAGCAGATACCGCCTAATTACAGCGCTATTCATGTGGAGGGAAAACGCCTGTACGACTTGGCCCGCAAGGGTGAAACGGTGGTAGTACCTCCCCGCCCTGTGGAGGTATTTCGGCTGGAGATTTTGGACTGGCGGCCGGGGGATTTTCCCGAATTGGATTTGGCGATCGCTTGTGGTGCTGGAACTTATATTAGAGCGATCGCTCGTGACTTGGGCGCAGCTTTGAATGTAGGCGGAACTTTAGCGGCTTTGACTCGCACTGAAAGTAGCGGTTTTCATCTAGCCGAGAGCCTTACTTTTGAGGAACTAGAAACACAATTACAGCAGGGGACTTTCTGCCCTATAACGCCCTCAGCAGCGTTGGCACATTTAGGTGCGATCGCTCTTGATGCTAAAGATGCCACACGCTGGTGTCAAGGTCAGCGGCTTGCTTTTCTCCAAGCAGGGGAGATGGGGAGCAGGGGGGCGGGGGAGCAGGGGAACGGGGGAGCGGGGGAGCAGGGGAGCAGGGGAGATGAGGAAGATGGAAACCTCCCCTCTGCCCCTCTGCCCCTCTGCTCCTCTGCGCCTCTGCCCCCACCTTCCCCATCCTCCGATCCACTGCTAGTTTACGATGAAGGGGGTCAATTTCTAGGCGTTGGTCAGCGAGTTTACTCAGATACAGGCAGCATTTTGGCTCCTCAAATTGTTTTTTAG
- the yidD gene encoding membrane protein insertion efficiency factor YidD — MKILLIGLIKGYKILISPHLPRACRFQPTCSQYAVEAIERFGVLQGGQMAISRILRCHPFHPGGYDPVPPKHEE; from the coding sequence ATGAAAATATTACTAATTGGATTAATTAAGGGCTACAAAATTTTAATTTCTCCTCACCTGCCTCGTGCCTGCCGATTTCAACCAACTTGTTCGCAATATGCAGTAGAAGCAATAGAACGATTTGGGGTTTTGCAGGGCGGTCAAATGGCAATTAGTCGCATCTTGCGCTGCCATCCTTTCCATCCCGGCGGTTACGATCCAGTGCCTCCGAAGCATGAAGAATGA
- a CDS encoding response regulator — protein sequence MSATATGCKMLSDTLAILSQKRATGKLLLEHGEQKWQLYFFDGSMLYATGGLHRSRRWYRAIADHCPDFRVNLHQMAAEELWEYQLLQHGIAQREMSVEQAKGIIRSSIYEVFFSIANQSGLKRKWHPYKQPPFSINTRLLIPKLESEQMLSDNRELCQKWEAMGLSHLNPDLAPILKQSDSLESRVSSDSLLALSNHFNGQNTLWDIALKKKQCLTVATRTLYHFVKQGLIDFRTVQDLPSPMEQWRLAAAIVQPVRPLIACIDDSRAVCEFLEQILVPAGYRVVKIQDPMKGIATLAEQKPALIFLDVIMPKASGFTLCNFLRQTPAFRDTPIVFLTGQDGIVDRTRAKWTGATDFVSKPPTAEKVLQVVEKYLNLEGDRSQQLSNNPLLNPSGLSLAGS from the coding sequence ATGTCAGCCACCGCTACTGGGTGCAAGATGCTGTCCGATACCCTGGCTATACTTAGCCAGAAGCGGGCTACTGGAAAATTGCTCCTAGAGCATGGGGAGCAAAAATGGCAACTTTACTTTTTTGACGGGTCTATGCTCTATGCTACCGGGGGATTGCACCGCTCTCGGCGCTGGTATAGGGCGATCGCGGATCATTGTCCTGATTTTCGGGTAAATCTTCACCAAATGGCTGCCGAGGAGCTTTGGGAATATCAGCTCCTACAACACGGGATTGCTCAAAGAGAGATGAGCGTCGAGCAAGCCAAGGGTATTATCCGCAGCAGTATTTATGAAGTTTTCTTTTCCATTGCTAATCAGTCAGGCTTGAAGAGAAAGTGGCATCCTTACAAACAGCCTCCTTTTTCGATTAATACCCGTTTGCTGATCCCAAAATTAGAAAGCGAGCAAATGCTCTCCGACAATCGAGAACTTTGCCAAAAGTGGGAAGCAATGGGTTTGTCGCACTTAAATCCCGATCTCGCGCCGATTTTAAAACAATCTGACAGTTTGGAAAGTCGAGTTAGTTCTGATTCTTTGCTGGCTTTGAGCAACCACTTCAATGGTCAGAATACTCTCTGGGATATTGCTTTGAAGAAAAAGCAATGTTTGACAGTGGCGACTCGCACTTTATATCACTTTGTCAAGCAAGGTTTGATTGATTTCCGAACGGTACAGGATTTGCCTTCGCCAATGGAACAGTGGCGCTTAGCGGCTGCGATCGTTCAGCCGGTGCGCCCTTTAATTGCCTGTATTGATGATAGCCGTGCGGTTTGCGAGTTTTTAGAGCAAATTCTGGTACCTGCTGGGTATCGAGTCGTGAAAATCCAAGACCCGATGAAGGGAATAGCGACTCTCGCCGAGCAAAAGCCTGCTTTAATTTTTTTGGATGTGATTATGCCGAAGGCTAGCGGTTTTACTCTGTGCAATTTTTTGCGGCAAACTCCTGCATTCCGGGACACTCCGATCGTATTTTTGACAGGTCAGGACGGCATTGTTGACCGCACGCGAGCTAAGTGGACGGGTGCTACGGATTTTGTGAGTAAGCCTCCTACTGCGGAAAAAGTTCTACAAGTGGTTGAGAAATATTTGAACCTAGAGGGCGATCGCAGTCAACAATTAAGCAATAACCCCTTACTCAATCCTAGCGGGTTGAGTTTGGCTGGCTCCTAA
- a CDS encoding glycosyltransferase family 2 protein, which translates to MTPLVSVVIPAYNCASYIVQAVESVLAQTYSQWEIIIVDDGSKDDTVSVLQPYSSHIRYVYQKNQGVSIARNHGIQLARGEFVAFLDADDYFLPDKLAAQIGMFEAQPNLGIVHSGWRKVNSKGEFLQDVKPWQNVPKLDLEMWLRWKPVLPSAMMFRRVWLERAGGFDPRFPPAEDTDLALRLALMGCETEWLKQVTVCYRQHEQSAMFKGLPQANSLAKVIESFFARPELPGKIRLLEKPIKYSTFVWIAWYLHSKGHRAEMVQFLQSSWSYTPYLPVETVINWVESFAEFYENERDDFDVDMLGKSAEWQQLMQWAIGNQK; encoded by the coding sequence ATGACACCTTTGGTAAGCGTGGTAATTCCCGCCTATAACTGCGCCTCTTATATTGTGCAAGCGGTGGAGAGCGTTCTCGCTCAAACTTACTCCCAGTGGGAGATAATTATTGTGGATGACGGCTCAAAAGATGACACGGTTTCCGTTTTGCAGCCTTATAGTTCCCACATTCGCTACGTTTATCAAAAAAATCAAGGAGTTTCTATTGCGCGTAATCATGGCATTCAGCTAGCGCGGGGCGAATTTGTCGCTTTTCTAGATGCAGACGATTATTTTCTCCCTGACAAATTAGCGGCACAGATTGGAATGTTTGAGGCGCAACCTAACTTGGGAATAGTTCATAGTGGGTGGCGCAAAGTTAATAGTAAAGGTGAGTTTTTGCAAGATGTTAAACCTTGGCAAAATGTCCCAAAATTGGATTTAGAGATGTGGTTGCGGTGGAAACCTGTGTTGCCAAGTGCGATGATGTTTCGCCGAGTATGGTTAGAACGTGCGGGTGGTTTCGATCCTCGGTTTCCTCCGGCTGAAGATACGGATTTGGCTTTGCGTTTGGCTTTAATGGGGTGTGAAACTGAGTGGTTAAAGCAGGTGACTGTTTGCTATCGGCAGCACGAACAGAGTGCGATGTTCAAAGGTTTACCGCAGGCTAACTCTCTGGCAAAAGTGATTGAAAGTTTTTTTGCTCGACCGGAATTGCCAGGGAAAATAAGGTTGTTAGAAAAGCCGATTAAGTACAGTACCTTTGTCTGGATTGCTTGGTATTTGCACTCAAAAGGCCATCGCGCTGAAATGGTGCAGTTTCTACAGAGTTCTTGGAGTTATACGCCTTATTTGCCTGTGGAAACTGTTATTAACTGGGTGGAAAGTTTTGCGGAATTTTATGAGAATGAGAGAGATGATTTTGATGTTGATATGTTGGGGAAATCTGCGGAGTGGCAGCAGTTGATGCAGTGGGCGATCGGCAATCAAAAGTAA
- a CDS encoding transposase produces MPSERVWLALPFPRRNSGHILPQILTRELDLPEVPNDFQQALFKIFKPKGCLNPGDIYQTKPQLAVEILRELKAFGFKIKLVLADSLYGESGDVIRALEQQELSLIVAIRSNHGVLMGPGQRVRYNQWKEYQQQLSYRQSEPRFN; encoded by the coding sequence GTGCCATCCGAAAGGGTTTGGCTGGCGCTCCCATTTCCTCGGAGAAATTCTGGGCATATTCTTCCTCAAATTCTGACCAGGGAATTAGATTTGCCAGAAGTACCCAACGATTTTCAGCAAGCCCTATTTAAAATTTTCAAGCCGAAAGGATGCCTAAACCCGGGAGATATCTATCAAACTAAACCCCAGTTAGCAGTAGAAATACTGCGGGAACTCAAAGCTTTTGGCTTTAAAATTAAGTTGGTTTTAGCAGATAGCTTATATGGGGAAAGTGGGGATGTAATTAGAGCATTAGAACAACAAGAGCTATCCTTGATTGTCGCTATTCGTAGTAATCATGGGGTGCTGATGGGACCCGGACAGCGAGTGCGTTACAATCAATGGAAGGAATACCAGCAGCAGCTATCTTACCGTCAATCTGAGCCGAGATTCAATTGA
- a CDS encoding PDDEXK family nuclease, which translates to MVTAIIESKEVKISELPHISIEEWMQNPPENTEWVDGELIEKNGITLKHSRIQLKLGTCWRNYPSFVTLGRVKFRQQWNW; encoded by the coding sequence ATGGTGACAGCAATAATTGAATCAAAAGAGGTTAAAATTAGTGAATTACCCCACATTTCCATAGAAGAATGGATGCAAAACCCACCTGAAAATACAGAATGGGTAGATGGGGAATTAATCGAGAAAAATGGTATAACACTCAAACATAGTCGAATTCAGTTAAAATTAGGTACTTGCTGGCGAAATTATCCCTCTTTTGTCACTTTGGGGAGAGTAAAATTTAGGCAGCAATGGAACTGGTAG
- a CDS encoding PhzF family phenazine biosynthesis protein — MKFYIVDVFAESKYAGNQLAVFTGDRVAELSDTEMLQIAREINYSETTFILSNEIKNDGYDVRIFTPKKELPFAGHPTLGTAYIIQNEIIKNQVEQVNLNLAVGQIPVTFNYIDEATDVLWMRQKPPTFNQKFDPEILASVLNLEVDEIDLTYPIQEVSTGVPFIIVPLKTHSSLKKAKVNLDKYFELVKNLEAQEILIFCPETYNQDNDLSVRVFADSLGIPEDPATGSANGCLAGYLVEYSYSGKTSVNVRVEQGYEIDRPSLLLLKSQRNQQEIEVYVGGKVVMVAKGEFV; from the coding sequence ATGAAATTTTACATTGTTGATGTCTTTGCTGAATCAAAATATGCGGGTAATCAGTTAGCCGTATTTACTGGCGATCGCGTAGCAGAATTATCTGATACCGAAATGCTACAAATAGCCAGAGAAATCAATTACTCAGAAACTACCTTTATCCTCTCAAATGAGATAAAAAACGATGGCTATGACGTGCGGATATTCACACCGAAAAAAGAATTACCCTTTGCGGGACATCCAACATTAGGAACAGCCTACATCATCCAAAACGAAATTATTAAAAACCAAGTTGAACAAGTTAATCTTAATTTAGCCGTCGGTCAAATTCCAGTTACATTTAATTACATTGACGAAGCCACAGACGTTTTATGGATGCGACAAAAGCCACCAACCTTTAATCAAAAATTCGACCCTGAAATTCTGGCCTCAGTGTTAAACTTAGAAGTAGATGAAATAGACTTGACATATCCAATTCAAGAAGTTTCTACAGGCGTTCCCTTTATTATCGTACCATTAAAAACTCACTCCTCCCTCAAAAAAGCCAAAGTCAACTTAGACAAATATTTTGAGTTAGTTAAAAATCTTGAAGCCCAAGAAATCCTAATATTTTGCCCAGAAACATACAACCAAGATAATGATTTAAGCGTCCGAGTATTTGCCGATTCTTTAGGTATTCCTGAAGACCCCGCTACAGGTAGCGCCAATGGCTGCTTAGCCGGATATTTAGTAGAATATTCATATAGTGGTAAAACATCTGTAAATGTGCGAGTTGAACAAGGTTATGAGATTGATAGACCTTCATTATTACTTTTGAAATCTCAAAGAAATCAACAAGAAATAGAGGTTTACGTAGGTGGAAAAGTGGTGATGGTAGCCAAAGGAGAATTTGTTTAA
- the trpE gene encoding anthranilate synthase component I: MIFPDFTQFSELAKQGNFIPVYQEWVADLDTPVSAWYRVCAGQPYSFLLESVEGGEKIGRYSLLGCDPLWILEARGDRTTQTHRNGSQTIFTGDPFEAITTCLKPFDPVKLPQLPLGIGGLFGFWGYELINWMESRVPVYPATAEDLPDGLWMQVDNLLIFDQVKRKIWAISYADLRDSNVDLREAYQQACDRVTQLVNKLKSPLSQQTTLLEWTPPGFDSYQSTAEKTLDYTSNITREQFCANVEKAKDYIKAGDIFQVVLSQRLSAEYNGDPFGLYRSLRLINPSPYMAYFNFGNWQIIGSSPEVMVKAENTIDGKKVATLRPIAGTRRRGKTPQQDDSLAAELLQDPKEVAEHVMLVDLGRNDLGRVCRNGTVKVDELMVIERYSHVMHIVSNVVGELASDKTAWDLLKACFPAGTVSGAPKIRAMQIIHELEGCRRGPYSGVYGYYDFEGQLNSAIAIRTMVVRTKDDGTNAVSVQAGAGLVADSNPESEYEETLNKARGMLEAIRCLK; encoded by the coding sequence ATGATTTTCCCCGATTTTACCCAATTCTCCGAACTCGCCAAGCAAGGTAACTTCATCCCCGTTTATCAAGAATGGGTGGCCGATTTAGATACCCCCGTTTCAGCTTGGTATCGCGTCTGTGCCGGTCAACCCTACAGTTTCCTGCTAGAATCAGTCGAAGGCGGCGAGAAAATCGGGCGTTATAGTTTATTAGGCTGCGATCCGCTGTGGATTCTGGAAGCAAGAGGCGATCGCACTACCCAAACCCACCGCAACGGTTCTCAAACTATCTTTACAGGCGATCCCTTTGAAGCCATAACCACCTGTCTCAAACCTTTTGATCCCGTTAAATTGCCCCAATTACCATTAGGAATTGGCGGCTTGTTTGGATTTTGGGGATATGAATTAATTAACTGGATGGAATCGCGAGTACCTGTTTATCCAGCCACCGCAGAAGATTTGCCAGACGGGTTGTGGATGCAGGTAGATAACTTGCTGATTTTTGACCAAGTAAAGCGCAAAATTTGGGCAATTTCCTACGCAGATTTACGAGATAGCAATGTAGACTTGCGGGAAGCCTATCAGCAAGCGTGCGATCGCGTCACTCAGCTAGTTAATAAGTTAAAATCGCCTCTTTCCCAGCAAACAACACTCTTAGAATGGACACCGCCAGGATTTGATTCTTACCAGTCAACCGCAGAAAAAACCTTAGATTACACTAGCAATATTACCCGCGAACAATTCTGCGCTAACGTCGAAAAAGCCAAAGATTATATCAAAGCCGGCGATATTTTTCAAGTCGTACTTTCCCAACGATTATCTGCTGAATATAACGGCGATCCCTTCGGACTTTATCGTTCCTTGCGCTTAATTAATCCATCTCCCTACATGGCTTATTTTAACTTCGGAAATTGGCAAATTATTGGTTCTAGTCCCGAAGTCATGGTAAAAGCTGAAAATACCATAGATGGCAAAAAAGTAGCCACATTGCGGCCCATTGCTGGTACTCGCCGCCGAGGTAAAACTCCCCAACAAGATGATAGTTTAGCAGCGGAATTATTGCAAGACCCGAAAGAAGTTGCCGAGCACGTCATGTTAGTTGATTTAGGCCGCAACGATTTAGGTCGAGTCTGTCGCAATGGTACTGTAAAAGTTGACGAATTAATGGTAATTGAGCGTTATTCTCACGTCATGCACATTGTCAGCAATGTTGTGGGAGAATTAGCTAGCGATAAAACGGCTTGGGATTTGTTGAAAGCTTGTTTTCCTGCGGGTACTGTCAGCGGTGCCCCCAAAATTCGGGCGATGCAAATTATCCACGAATTAGAAGGATGTCGTCGCGGGCCTTATTCCGGGGTTTACGGGTACTATGATTTTGAGGGACAATTAAATAGTGCGATCGCAATTCGCACAATGGTTGTCCGTACTAAGGATGATGGCACAAATGCCGTTTCCGTGCAAGCCGGAGCCGGTTTAGTTGCTGATTCTAACCCAGAATCCGAATATGAGGAAACCTTGAATAAAGCCAGAGGAATGTTAGAAGCTATCCGCTGTTTAAAATAG
- a CDS encoding HEAT repeat domain-containing protein: MPDPILGLIFGDAWQGMVGSKTNESFNLAWLMALKALAKAGKIVNHYLEQALFHPTFQEYFAALAVENWHFFLNHIPDNPQHSEAQYHIFEKQWKEVILLWLGRDEVGKEEKESFIKALVEFEDRCDNFYNYRAYFLAAVGITEFKDCRLADEIVGQIIKWGFGYFNEEKQRWQTFPDPLAQGAREILKETDRERVIAPLVELINISGDEYTRLLAADSLGKIDKDHPVAIATLVELIRTSNDEHIPGQAAHSLEEIGKDNSVAISALVELICTSDDSNTWWLAGGSLEEIGKNNPEAIAYLVELIGTSGDEDTRSRAVDCLGKIGKDNPVAISTLAELIRTSGNEITRRRSLQSLGEIGKDNPVAIAALVELIGASGNQYTRMRAAESLGKIGKDSPEAIAALVELIRTSSYKDTQREAVYSLGKIGKDSVEAISALVHLIRTSDDEFIGWPALQSLGKIGKDNPLAISTLVHLISTSGNEITRYIAAYSLGKIDKDNPLVISALVDLIRNSGDRCIGKRAVESLEEIGKDNPLAVAALVELIRTSGNESTRWAAAESLGKIDKDNPVPAAALVDLIRNSSPEFTRWLPSYSLGEIGKNNPEVISTLVDLIRNSCDEFTRRISVASLGKIAKDSPVAIAAIVELIRNSGDEFTRMQAAESLVAIDKDNPVLISALVDLILTSDDEHIPGQAAYNLVEIMKGQHFATAVSGLKNCLTSELYENDFNRYENCYKVIWNCAQNMTYPDFYQAWYTQPTPTNAPIPDNTRSTEFD, translated from the coding sequence ATGCCAGATCCAATTTTGGGCTTGATTTTTGGGGACGCTTGGCAAGGGATGGTGGGAAGTAAAACCAATGAATCATTTAATCTTGCCTGGTTGATGGCGTTAAAAGCATTAGCAAAAGCAGGTAAAATTGTCAACCATTATTTAGAACAAGCACTTTTTCATCCGACATTTCAGGAATATTTTGCGGCGTTAGCGGTTGAGAATTGGCATTTTTTCCTGAATCATATTCCTGATAATCCGCAACATTCTGAAGCTCAATACCACATTTTTGAGAAGCAGTGGAAAGAAGTTATTTTGCTGTGGTTGGGTCGTGATGAGGTAGGTAAGGAGGAGAAAGAATCGTTTATTAAGGCGCTAGTTGAGTTTGAGGATAGGTGTGATAATTTTTATAATTATCGTGCATATTTTCTAGCGGCTGTCGGAATTACTGAGTTTAAGGATTGTCGTCTTGCTGATGAGATTGTGGGGCAAATTATTAAGTGGGGTTTTGGTTATTTTAATGAGGAAAAACAGCGGTGGCAGACATTTCCAGATCCACTTGCACAGGGAGCTAGGGAGATACTGAAAGAGACGGATCGGGAAAGGGTAATAGCACCTTTAGTTGAGTTAATCAACATTTCAGGTGATGAATATACCCGGTTGCTAGCCGCAGATAGCTTAGGGAAAATAGACAAAGATCACCCAGTGGCAATCGCAACTTTAGTTGAGTTAATCCGAACTTCAAATGATGAACATATTCCAGGACAAGCGGCACATAGCTTAGAGGAAATAGGTAAAGATAACTCAGTTGCAATCTCCGCTTTAGTTGAGTTGATATGCACTTCAGATGATTCAAATACTTGGTGGCTAGCAGGAGGTAGCTTAGAGGAAATAGGTAAAAATAACCCAGAAGCGATCGCATATTTAGTCGAGTTGATCGGTACTTCAGGTGATGAAGATACCAGGTCACGAGCGGTAGATTGCTTAGGGAAAATAGGCAAAGATAACCCAGTGGCGATCTCCACTTTGGCTGAGTTAATCCGCACTTCAGGTAATGAAATTACCCGGAGGCGATCGCTTCAAAGTTTAGGGGAAATAGGCAAAGATAACCCAGTGGCGATCGCCGCTCTAGTTGAGTTAATTGGCGCTTCAGGTAATCAATATACCCGGATGCGAGCCGCAGAAAGCTTAGGAAAAATAGGTAAAGATAGCCCTGAAGCGATCGCCGCTTTAGTTGAGTTAATCCGCACTTCAAGTTATAAAGATACCCAGAGGGAAGCGGTATATAGCTTAGGAAAAATAGGTAAAGATAGCGTAGAAGCGATCTCCGCTTTAGTTCACTTAATCCGCACTTCAGATGATGAATTTATCGGGTGGCCAGCGCTTCAAAGTTTAGGGAAAATAGGCAAAGATAACCCACTTGCGATCTCCACTTTAGTTCACTTAATCAGCACTTCAGGTAATGAAATTACCCGGTACATAGCAGCATATAGCTTAGGAAAAATAGACAAAGACAACCCACTTGTAATCTCCGCTTTAGTCGATTTAATACGAAATTCAGGTGATAGATGTATAGGGAAAAGAGCGGTAGAAAGCTTAGAGGAAATAGGCAAAGATAACCCACTTGCAGTCGCAGCTTTAGTTGAATTAATCCGTACTTCAGGCAATGAAAGTACCCGATGGGCGGCGGCAGAAAGCTTAGGAAAAATAGACAAAGATAACCCAGTTCCGGCCGCAGCTTTAGTCGATTTAATCCGTAATTCCTCACCTGAATTTACCCGATGGCTACCATCATATAGCTTGGGGGAAATAGGCAAAAATAACCCTGAAGTGATATCCACATTAGTCGATTTAATCCGCAATTCATGTGATGAATTTACTCGAAGAATATCGGTAGCTAGCTTAGGGAAAATAGCCAAAGATAGCCCTGTTGCGATCGCCGCTATAGTTGAGTTAATCCGCAATTCTGGTGATGAGTTTACGCGGATGCAAGCAGCAGAAAGCTTAGTGGCAATAGACAAAGATAATCCAGTGCTGATCTCCGCTTTAGTCGATTTAATCCTAACTTCAGATGATGAACATATTCCGGGACAAGCGGCATATAACTTAGTGGAAATTATGAAAGGTCAACACTTCGCCACCGCAGTCTCAGGATTGAAAAATTGCCTAACTTCCGAACTATACGAAAATGATTTTAATCGCTATGAAAACTGCTACAAAGTCATCTGGAACTGCGCCCAAAATATGACTTACCCAGACTTTTATCAAGCATGGTACACTCAACCCACCCCCACCAATGCGCCAATACCCGACAACACTCGATCAACAGAATTCGATTGA
- a CDS encoding HNH endonuclease → MSSRRKLSESIQEQVRQRANYLCEYCHASEKWQYVRFTVEHIIPIVQGGADNLDNLALACFHCNRKKSDKVTAIDVESGAEVSLFNPRQNIWNEHFIWSADRLLIIGLTPIGRVTVSTLFLNRERVLNIRAADKVVGRHPPATDPIKSEIDVNS, encoded by the coding sequence TTGTCTTCTCGCCGCAAACTCAGTGAATCTATCCAAGAACAAGTACGTCAACGAGCTAATTATCTGTGCGAGTATTGTCATGCTTCTGAAAAATGGCAATATGTTCGCTTCACAGTAGAGCATATCATCCCAATAGTTCAAGGTGGCGCTGATAACCTGGATAATTTAGCTTTAGCTTGCTTTCATTGTAACCGAAAAAAATCGGATAAAGTCACAGCTATAGATGTGGAATCAGGAGCAGAAGTTTCTCTATTTAATCCGCGCCAAAATATTTGGAACGAACATTTTATTTGGTCTGCTGACAGACTATTAATTATTGGTTTGACACCTATAGGAAGAGTTACAGTCAGTACATTATTTTTAAACCGGGAACGGGTGCTAAATATCCGCGCTGCTGACAAAGTTGTAGGTCGTCATCCGCCAGCAACCGATCCAATTAAAAGCGAAATTGACGTAAACTCGTAA
- a CDS encoding Uma2 family endonuclease produces the protein MNTATITLTTPLELNIELTDEQFFQLCQNNRDLQFERTATGELIIMPPTGSDTGNRNIDITYQLQGWSRQNNLGKAFDSSTGFKLPNGAERSPDASWVSIERWNALTSEQQGKFAPLCPDFVVELRSPSDSLEKLRSKMREYIENGARLGWLIDRQNRRVEIYRPNQEVEMISSPTHLSGEDVLPGFVLDLQYIL, from the coding sequence ATGAACACAGCAACTATCACCTTAACAACTCCGCTAGAATTAAACATTGAATTGACAGATGAGCAATTTTTCCAACTCTGTCAAAACAACCGCGATTTACAATTTGAACGTACAGCCACAGGAGAATTGATTATTATGCCGCCAACCGGAAGTGACACGGGCAACCGTAATATTGATATAACTTACCAACTCCAAGGTTGGAGTCGCCAGAATAATCTAGGCAAAGCCTTTGATTCTTCGACAGGTTTCAAACTTCCTAATGGTGCAGAACGTTCTCCCGATGCTTCTTGGGTTAGCATTGAACGGTGGAATGCTTTAACTTCAGAACAACAAGGAAAATTTGCTCCTTTGTGTCCTGATTTTGTAGTCGAGTTGCGTTCTCCTAGTGATTCTTTAGAAAAATTGAGGAGTAAAATGAGAGAATATATAGAGAATGGTGCTAGATTGGGATGGTTGATAGATCGGCAAAATCGGCGAGTAGAAATTTATCGGCCTAATCAAGAAGTTGAGATGATATCATCGCCAACTCATCTCTCAGGTGAAGATGTATTACCAGGGTTTGTACTGGATTTACAATACATTTTGTAG
- a CDS encoding helix-turn-helix domain-containing protein, translated as MGLVRVKVRELAAERGWTFKEVAERSGVIYSTITSYARRSEISMVDFTALHKLARAFDVMIEDLVEIIEE; from the coding sequence ATGGGTTTAGTCAGAGTCAAAGTGCGAGAGTTAGCGGCTGAGAGAGGCTGGACATTTAAAGAAGTAGCTGAGCGATCGGGCGTGATTTACAGTACCATCACCAGCTACGCTCGTCGTTCAGAAATATCAATGGTTGATTTTACGGCCCTGCACAAGCTAGCGCGGGCGTTTGATGTGATGATTGAAGATTTAGTAGAGATTAT